GAGCGTCAGCGGCATGAAGAGCCAGTCGGCGTAGGACAGGTGGTTGCTGGCCAGGATGGCCGGACCGTCGGCCGGGACGTGCTCGACGCCGAAGGCCTTGGGCCGGAAGACGAGTCGCAGCACCGGCCCGAGGGCGATCCACTTCAGGAACCAATAGAGCACGGGTCGACTCTAGCTCCGCTCGGCGGTGACGCGCGCGATGAAGTCCGCCGACTCCGAGAAGATCCGCGGCGCGTCGTTGTCGAGGGTCGCGACGTGGTAGCTGTCCTCGAGCACCCGCTCCTCGAAGTCCTTCGAGGACAGGCCCGCGTTGAGCGCCCGGGAGGTCGAGATGTCGACGACGTGGTCCTCCGCGGAGCGGAAGTAGAGCACCGGGACGGTGATCCGCGGGAGGTCGCGGCGCAGCTCGGCGTAGCCGGCGAACATCGACGCGGCCGCCTTCAGCGGGGTCATCGGGTAGCCGTGCTCGTCGGCGCCGGGCTTCTTGATGTCGTTGGCGATCCCGGGCATGGCCGGGACGACGTGCTTGAGCACGGGGAGCGCCTTGACGTCCTTGCGGAGCGTGTCGACGGCCGGGTTGACCAGGCAGATGCCGGCGAGCCCGTCGCCCTTGTCGGCGGCGAGCCGGAGGCACAGCGCACCTCCCATGGAGAGGCCGACCGCGACCACCGCGTCGTTCTCCGCGGCGAGCTTGTCGTAGGCGCCCTCCACGGTGGCCACCCAGTCGGCCCACGTCACCCGGTTGAGGTCCTGCCAGCGCGTGCCGTGCCCGGGGAGCAGCGGCATCTCGACGGCGTAGCCCCGCGCGGCGAGGTCCTCGGCCCAGGGCCGCATCGAGAACGGGTTGCCGGTGAAGCCGTGCTGGACCAGCACGCCGACCCGGCGGCCACCGGTCAGCTCGGGGCGGGCCGACACCGACATCGGGGCGACCAGGGCGGGGTCGAGGGGCGCGTCGGGTGCGCCGCGGAAGGGGATCCTCACGCCGAGGAGTCTGCCGCATCCGGGGTGCCACGGGTACCGTGAACCGCGTGACGACCCCGGGCGACGACAGCCGCACCGAGCAGGCGTGGCGCGACATCGTCGAGAACTACGGCGAGCGGGCGGTGCTGCCCGACGAGGACGCGCGGCGGCCTGCACCGGACCGCGACGACGCAGGACGCGACGACCCGGACGCCGTGGCGGACGACGTGGCGCACGACGAGGTGCCCGACCGGGCGGACGAGGCCGCGCGGGTGGCCGAGGTCGACCGGTTCCGCCCGCCCCCGGCGCCGCCGCTCCCCCGTCCCCGCACCTGGCAGCGCGGCGTGGCGTGGTCCGGCGTCTTCGTTGCCCCGCTCCTGGCGCTCGTGATCGGGCTGTTCTCGATCTACGTCACCCCGTTGGTCGGGTGGGCGCTGCTGGCGTGGTTCGTGGGCGGCTTCGGCTACCTCGTGCGGGAGATGCCCCGCTCGCCGCGCGACCCCTGGGACGACGGCTCACGGGTCTGAGCGTCGTCGTCGCGCGCACCCGCGCGCACCGGGTCGTCGGTGGTCCAGGTGACGGCCGCCAGCACGAAGGCGGCGCTGATGAACGCGTAGTAGTTCATGAAGCCGAACTTGGACGTCAGCACCGTCACGAGCAGGCTGAGCGCGATCCCGAGCGAGACCGCGGTCGCGCCGGGACGGGTGCGCCAGGCGACCAGGGCCGACGTCAGCAGCCCCAGCACCGGTGACAGGGAGAGCACCCACCCGGGCAGCTCGCCGACGGCCGCCTTGAGCCCGGGCAGGAGCGACAC
Above is a genomic segment from Nocardioides okcheonensis containing:
- a CDS encoding alpha/beta hydrolase, which translates into the protein MRIPFRGAPDAPLDPALVAPMSVSARPELTGGRRVGVLVQHGFTGNPFSMRPWAEDLAARGYAVEMPLLPGHGTRWQDLNRVTWADWVATVEGAYDKLAAENDAVVAVGLSMGGALCLRLAADKGDGLAGICLVNPAVDTLRKDVKALPVLKHVVPAMPGIANDIKKPGADEHGYPMTPLKAAASMFAGYAELRRDLPRITVPVLYFRSAEDHVVDISTSRALNAGLSSKDFEERVLEDSYHVATLDNDAPRIFSESADFIARVTAERS